In Fibrobacter sp., the following are encoded in one genomic region:
- a CDS encoding GNAT family N-acetyltransferase gives MKKQLTAKEAIGRIKAGDRIFIGGGCSQPQMLVRELADPQNSITDAEIYQFLSMGDVSYTNEELSRKFRLSSFFVSSQIENVINSGHGDYIPVHLSNIPSLFKSGRIPLDVALIQTTPPDRNGNLSLGVSVDIIKSAVENSLLVIAEVNERMPRTMGDSFISLEQVDAIVLSSGEILEYRLPEDDPVIEAIAGNVVSLIENGSTLQVGTGPIAQSIFRFLGEKRDIGIHSEMIGDYVVDLIESGVINGSEKTLNRGKITASFCMGTRNLYDFINENPVFEFRPSEYVNDPDIISRHRRMVAVNEAYEVDMTGQVCADSSGYGFSGGAGGMIDFARGASGSPDGKAIIALRSTSKDGRVSRIVPRLTEGSGVMLSRADVRYVVTEYGVADLFGKSVRERVLALCEIAHPDFRNEILSEARNRHYIFPDQKELPGVRYPSEYETSRVLEDGTELFFRPVKPSDEKAIRDMFYSLSEQSAEFRFYQSTRAFSHKFTQEFAVIDYSRDMAIAALVKDPGGEQIIGTAHYFLNPATMKADVTFVVRDDWQARGVGTCLLSILIDIARRRGLTGFEARVGIENSLMLSVFYNSGYRISTRREGDFYLIDFNFKERKQGET, from the coding sequence ATGAAAAAGCAGCTTACGGCAAAAGAGGCGATAGGAAGGATAAAGGCAGGAGACCGGATTTTTATCGGGGGAGGGTGCAGCCAGCCGCAGATGCTTGTGCGGGAACTGGCTGACCCGCAGAACAGTATCACTGATGCGGAAATCTATCAGTTCTTAAGCATGGGGGATGTATCATATACCAATGAGGAGTTATCCCGCAAATTCAGGCTTTCCAGTTTCTTTGTCTCTTCACAAATAGAGAATGTCATAAACAGCGGCCACGGTGATTACATCCCTGTTCACCTTTCAAACATCCCTTCGTTGTTTAAATCCGGTCGTATCCCTCTGGATGTAGCACTGATTCAGACTACTCCTCCAGACCGTAACGGAAATCTGAGTCTTGGCGTATCGGTTGACATTATTAAGTCTGCTGTTGAGAACAGTCTTCTTGTAATAGCTGAGGTAAATGAAAGGATGCCCAGAACAATGGGGGATTCCTTTATCTCTTTAGAGCAGGTAGATGCAATAGTTCTCAGCAGTGGAGAGATCCTGGAGTACCGGCTTCCGGAAGATGATCCGGTTATAGAGGCAATTGCCGGAAATGTGGTATCCCTGATAGAGAATGGCTCTACTCTGCAGGTGGGGACTGGTCCAATAGCTCAGAGTATTTTCCGGTTTCTCGGAGAGAAGAGGGATATAGGGATACATAGCGAGATGATCGGTGATTATGTTGTTGATCTTATTGAGAGCGGGGTTATAAATGGTTCTGAAAAGACTCTCAACCGGGGAAAGATAACTGCCAGTTTCTGCATGGGTACCCGGAATCTGTATGATTTTATCAACGAAAACCCTGTATTTGAATTCAGACCATCTGAATATGTAAACGATCCCGATATAATCAGCCGACATCGTAGGATGGTTGCCGTGAACGAAGCTTATGAAGTTGACATGACCGGACAGGTGTGTGCGGATTCATCGGGATATGGGTTTTCAGGCGGTGCAGGCGGTATGATCGATTTTGCACGTGGTGCATCGGGATCTCCTGACGGCAAGGCAATTATTGCGCTGCGTTCTACAAGTAAAGACGGGAGAGTTTCGCGGATAGTGCCCAGGCTTACAGAGGGATCCGGGGTAATGCTGAGCCGTGCGGATGTGCGTTATGTGGTTACAGAGTACGGTGTAGCTGATCTTTTCGGCAAGAGTGTACGAGAGAGAGTTCTTGCTCTTTGTGAAATCGCTCATCCGGACTTCAGGAATGAAATCCTCAGTGAAGCCAGAAATCGCCATTATATCTTCCCTGACCAGAAAGAGCTCCCTGGTGTCCGTTACCCATCTGAATATGAGACGAGCAGGGTTCTGGAGGACGGGACTGAGCTTTTTTTCAGACCTGTAAAGCCAAGTGATGAGAAGGCTATCAGGGATATGTTTTATAGTTTGTCGGAGCAGTCTGCAGAGTTCCGTTTTTATCAATCAACAAGGGCTTTTTCCCATAAATTTACCCAGGAGTTTGCTGTAATCGACTATTCCAGGGACATGGCCATAGCTGCACTGGTGAAGGATCCGGGAGGGGAGCAGATAATCGGTACCGCGCATTATTTTCTTAATCCGGCAACGATGAAGGCGGATGTGACGTTTGTGGTAAGAGATGACTGGCAGGCAAGGGGTGTAGGCACTTGTCTGCTTTCAATACTGATTGACATTGCCCGCAGACGGGGTCTCACAGGTTTTGAGGCCAGGGTAGGTATAGAGAACAGCCTGATGCTTTCAGTATTTTATAATTCAGGTTACAGGATCTCAACCAGGCGGGAGGGAGATTTCTACCTGATAGATTTCAACTTTAAGGAACGGAAGCAGGGAGAGACGTGA
- a CDS encoding MarC family protein produces MGMDAFWLCFVPLFVAVDAFGVLPLFLSFTEGIEQKRLRTLITVSVITATVVGLLFLLIGEVVLRMLGITVADFMIAGGIILFLISISDIVTVEKPLRRVQTQTLGPVPIGVPLIVGPAVLTTIMLLSRQYGLLPTAIAMVANILIAGILFFTSGYVIKLIGTAGSTILSKISSLFLAAIAVMMVRKGMMMFF; encoded by the coding sequence ATGGGCATGGATGCGTTCTGGCTCTGTTTTGTGCCTCTTTTTGTTGCTGTCGATGCTTTCGGGGTGCTGCCGCTTTTTCTCTCTTTTACCGAGGGAATTGAGCAGAAGCGCCTTAGAACCCTTATAACTGTTTCTGTTATAACTGCCACTGTAGTTGGTCTACTGTTTCTTTTAATCGGTGAAGTTGTTTTGAGGATGCTGGGGATAACGGTTGCGGATTTCATGATAGCAGGCGGGATAATACTTTTTCTGATATCAATCAGCGACATAGTGACTGTTGAGAAACCTCTTCGCAGGGTGCAGACTCAAACACTGGGCCCTGTTCCCATCGGCGTGCCGCTTATAGTCGGGCCGGCAGTTCTTACCACGATAATGCTTCTCTCCAGACAGTATGGCCTTCTGCCAACTGCAATTGCCATGGTTGCGAACATACTCATTGCTGGAATTCTCTTTTTCACCTCTGGATATGTGATAAAACTTATCGGCACCGCAGGATCAACGATTCTCTCCAAGATTTCAAGCCTCTTTTTGGCGGCAATAGCGGTTATGATGGTGAGGAAGGGGATGATGATGTTTTTTTGA
- a CDS encoding inositol monophosphatase, whose amino-acid sequence MKEFLNVAIEAAREAGGFLLENFGQTKKIERKVDQSLVTEIDRESERIITRILRSSFPNHGIVGEEGASRESSSEDGYVWVVDPLDGTHNFVKGIGMYGVSIGLIRGEEFIAGVINLPSNGELYWAEKGAGAFKNGERISVSTVNELRDCTVSYDSGMRSGAERKIDVLKKLAPEVLNVRMFGASVRNLTYLAEGKVDAVIEFDDKIWDFTGGAVIVLEAGGRITDHSGRPFFPQNNCYLASNGPIHDSLLEMFSGLEC is encoded by the coding sequence GTGAAAGAGTTTCTGAATGTGGCAATTGAGGCTGCCCGGGAGGCAGGCGGTTTTCTGCTGGAGAATTTCGGGCAGACAAAGAAAATCGAGCGTAAAGTAGATCAGAGCCTTGTCACAGAGATTGACAGGGAATCCGAGCGGATTATCACGAGAATCCTTCGTTCCTCCTTTCCAAATCATGGAATAGTGGGAGAGGAGGGGGCAAGCAGGGAGTCAAGCAGTGAGGATGGGTATGTGTGGGTGGTGGATCCTCTTGACGGGACCCACAATTTTGTCAAGGGTATAGGGATGTATGGGGTCTCTATAGGACTTATAAGAGGGGAAGAGTTTATTGCCGGTGTGATAAATCTTCCCTCGAATGGTGAACTTTACTGGGCAGAAAAAGGTGCTGGTGCCTTTAAGAACGGGGAGCGTATCAGTGTTTCCACAGTAAATGAACTCAGGGACTGTACGGTTTCCTACGATTCAGGGATGAGAAGCGGGGCTGAGCGGAAGATCGATGTTTTAAAGAAGCTTGCTCCGGAAGTCTTAAATGTCCGCATGTTTGGTGCCTCTGTGCGAAATCTCACATATCTTGCAGAGGGAAAAGTTGATGCTGTAATAGAGTTCGATGACAAGATATGGGATTTCACGGGTGGAGCGGTGATTGTGCTGGAGGCAGGCGGGAGGATCACGGATCATTCAGGCAGGCCTTTTTTTCCACAGAACAACTGTTATTTAGCATCGAACGGCCCCATTCACGATTCTCTTCTTGAAATGTTTTCCGGACTGGAATGTTGA
- a CDS encoding CoA-binding protein: protein MSFEKFFRPKSVAVVGASADPAKVGNNVLVNIIDGGYEGAIYPVNPKADVINGKKCYPSLGAIPGEVDLAVIVIKRNLVIPVLKQCAEKNIRAVIVITAGFAETGEEGRNLQREIQQIARENNMTLMGPNCLGLINPWHRLNAAFGQPLDKAGPIAMISQSGALIAAIQDLAVSNGIGFSILASLGNKATLDEVDFLHELQKDSHTRVIAAYLEDITRGQEFMKVAERVNKTKPIVILKAGRTSGGARAASSHTGSLAGSDSAYASAFERAGVIRVDSIEQLFDISSALAYQPLPAGNRIGVVTNAGGPGIMMTDAIEMEELKMATLDEDTTEALRKILPSAGSVANPVDVLGDAGGELYGKAAELLLKSDSVDGLIVILTPQTMTEVEKTAQVIVDVCRKYSKPVFACFMGADIVEKGIKILRENRIPQYEVPERAARAMREMVNFSRYKSRPVRVVQRFAVNKIPVTRIINRSIDMGVFEIGETDAKEIMRAYNFNVPSGMLAATVEDAVRFANQAGYPVVMKISSPDILHKSDVGGVKVGLKSPSEVEDAFELMMMRVKRRMPEAEIRGVLIEKMISGGREVILGMKKDRQFGPVLMYGLGGIFVEVLKDVSFALAPVTTEECFKMISRTRSYKLLTGARGEKPVDIPSIVTNLQRLSQLVIDFPEIEEVDINPLKVGQKGEEAFVVDARIILSKERG, encoded by the coding sequence TTTTTCAGACCAAAATCTGTAGCTGTAGTAGGAGCCTCTGCTGATCCGGCAAAGGTGGGGAACAATGTTCTTGTTAACATTATCGACGGGGGATATGAGGGAGCGATCTATCCAGTCAACCCCAAAGCCGATGTGATAAACGGGAAAAAGTGTTACCCGTCTCTTGGTGCTATCCCCGGAGAGGTCGATCTGGCGGTAATAGTCATCAAAAGGAATCTTGTGATTCCTGTTCTTAAGCAATGTGCAGAGAAGAATATACGAGCTGTTATAGTCATTACGGCCGGTTTCGCGGAAACAGGAGAGGAGGGGAGAAACCTTCAGAGGGAGATTCAGCAGATTGCCCGCGAAAATAATATGACTCTGATGGGGCCAAACTGTCTGGGGCTGATAAATCCCTGGCACAGGCTTAATGCTGCTTTTGGTCAGCCTCTGGATAAGGCCGGCCCTATAGCCATGATCTCTCAATCCGGGGCACTCATTGCAGCGATTCAGGATCTAGCCGTAAGTAATGGAATAGGATTCTCTATTCTGGCGTCACTTGGAAACAAGGCAACACTTGACGAGGTAGATTTTCTCCACGAGTTGCAGAAGGATTCCCATACCAGGGTAATAGCCGCGTACCTGGAGGATATTACCCGTGGCCAGGAGTTCATGAAAGTTGCTGAAAGAGTAAATAAAACCAAGCCCATAGTTATCCTGAAGGCAGGGAGGACATCTGGAGGAGCCAGGGCAGCATCATCGCATACCGGAAGTCTTGCCGGTTCAGACAGTGCTTATGCCAGTGCTTTTGAGAGGGCAGGTGTTATCAGGGTAGATTCAATAGAACAATTGTTTGACATTTCATCAGCATTGGCTTATCAGCCGCTTCCCGCGGGAAACAGAATTGGTGTGGTGACAAATGCAGGCGGGCCCGGAATCATGATGACAGATGCAATCGAGATGGAAGAACTGAAGATGGCAACGCTTGATGAAGACACTACAGAAGCACTGAGAAAAATACTTCCGTCTGCTGGTTCTGTCGCCAATCCGGTTGATGTGCTGGGGGATGCAGGAGGGGAACTTTACGGGAAAGCGGCAGAACTGCTTTTGAAGAGTGATTCAGTTGACGGGCTTATTGTAATTCTGACACCACAGACAATGACAGAGGTCGAAAAAACTGCACAGGTTATAGTTGATGTTTGTCGTAAGTACTCCAAACCGGTGTTTGCCTGTTTTATGGGAGCGGATATTGTCGAAAAAGGAATAAAGATTCTCAGGGAGAACAGGATTCCTCAGTATGAGGTTCCTGAAAGGGCAGCCAGGGCGATGAGGGAGATGGTGAATTTCAGCAGATACAAATCCCGTCCTGTAAGGGTTGTCCAACGCTTTGCTGTTAATAAAATCCCCGTAACCAGGATCATAAACAGAAGTATTGACATGGGCGTTTTTGAGATCGGTGAAACTGACGCAAAAGAGATAATGAGAGCATACAATTTCAATGTGCCGTCCGGAATGCTTGCCGCGACAGTCGAGGATGCTGTAAGGTTTGCAAATCAGGCCGGTTATCCGGTTGTCATGAAGATCTCAAGCCCTGATATACTGCACAAATCGGATGTAGGTGGGGTTAAAGTTGGACTGAAGAGTCCATCTGAGGTTGAGGATGCTTTCGAGTTGATGATGATGCGGGTAAAGAGGAGAATGCCTGAGGCTGAGATCAGAGGGGTGCTTATTGAGAAGATGATAAGCGGGGGCAGGGAGGTAATTCTGGGAATGAAGAAGGACAGGCAGTTCGGGCCTGTTCTGATGTATGGACTGGGGGGGATTTTTGTGGAGGTTCTGAAAGACGTGTCTTTTGCGCTGGCTCCGGTAACTACTGAGGAGTGTTTCAAGATGATTTCCCGGACCAGATCATATAAACTCCTCACAGGAGCCAGAGGAGAAAAACCGGTTGATATACCATCAATTGTCACTAATCTTCAGCGGCTATCACAGTTGGTAATTGATTTTCCGGAAATTGAGGAAGTTGACATAAATCCGCTGAAGGTCGGGCAGAAGGGTGAAGAGGCTTTTGTTGTGGATGCAAGAATAATTCTGTCAAAGGAAAGAGGTTAA